Proteins from one Triticum aestivum cultivar Chinese Spring chromosome 7A, IWGSC CS RefSeq v2.1, whole genome shotgun sequence genomic window:
- the LOC123152021 gene encoding ADP-ribosylation factor GTPase-activating protein AGD3, whose protein sequence is MYFARLDDSPMFRTQIQSLEESAEVLRERCLKFHKGCRKYTEGLGEAYDGDIAFASALETFGGGHNDPISVAFGGPVMNKFTIALREIGTYKEVLRSQVEHMLNDRLLNFVDVDLHDVKDARKRFDKASLVYDQIREKYLSLKKGTRADITTAIEEELHSARSSFEQARFNLVTAISHIEAKKRFEFLEAVSATMDSHLRYFKQGYELLHQMEPYINQVLAYSQQSRERANKEQASLLERMHEYKKQIERDSRSSGNGLNVSPNVDGIQTIGRSSHKMIEAVMQSSTKGKVQTIRQGYLSKRSSNLRGDWKRRFFVLDSRGMLYYYRKQINRPAGVSQVQRTNNTPEHGSGLLSRLFSSHYHGIHDEKSVARHTVNLLTSTIKVDAEQSDLRFCFRIISPMKIYTLQAESALDQMDWIEKITGVIASLLNAQSPEQCLHSPRSCGHDRSASESSSYTSSVELETSTSEDLTLEKNTGNGQHHHRTNIKPEKPIDLLRRVDGNTICADCGAAEPDWASLNLGALLCIECSGVHRNLGVHISKVRSLTLDVRVWEPSVINLFQSLGNMFVNRVWEETLPSSNNGSSVDNTSTNGSQAAQYLTTTKPKHSDPFSAKEKFIHAKYADKEFVWRHSIDEIHIAQQMWDSVTANDKKGVYNLIVASHANVNLVYGQMASGLLLNLGKALKQEQPTSPPDGSPRFFDCNSHEKVSPRESLSPPSTSSHVDELDDRYEGFSLLHLACRVADVGMVELLLQYGASVNVSDSRGRMPLHHCILKGRHLHAKLLLSRGADTHAIDRDGRSALQYAMDRSTSDEDMLALLEEHFR, encoded by the exons ATGTATTTCGCCAGGCTCGATGACTCGCCCATGTTCCGGACGCAG ATACAATCACTTGAAGAAAGTGCTGAAGTACTAAGAGAGAGGTGCTTGAAGTTTCATAAAGGTTGCCGCAAGTATAC TGAAGGGCTAGGTGAAGCTTATGATGGAGATATTGCATTTGCAAGCGCACTTGAGACATTTGGAGGAGGCCACAATGACCCAATCAGTGTTGCTTTCGGCG GACCTGTCATGAACAAATTTACAATTGCCCTGAGAGAAATAGGAACATATAAGGAAGTCCTGCGATCCCAG GTTGAGCATATGCTAAATGACAGATTGCTAAACTTTGTAGACGTTGATTTGCATGACGTTAAG GATGCCCGGAAGCGCTTTGACAAGGCTAGCCTCGTGTATGACCAG ATTCGCGAGAAATACTTATCATTGAAGAAAGGCACAAGAGCAGACATAACAACTGCCATTGAAGAA GAGCTCCATAGTGCTAGATCTTCATTTGAGCAAGCTCGTTTCAACCTG GTGACTGCAATTTCGCATATcgaggcaaagaagagatttgAATTTTTGGAGGCTGTTAGTGCGACAATGGATTCACACCTCCGATATTTTAAACAA GGATATGAACTATTGCATCAGATGGAACCCTATATTAATCAG GTTCTCGCCTATTCGCAGCAATCAAGAGAGAGAGCAAACAAGGAACAAGCTTCTCTTTTAGAGAGGATGCATGAGTACAAAAAACAGATAGAGCGTGATAGTCGGTCATCTGGGAATGGTTTAAATGTTTCCCCTAATGTAGATGGCATACAAACAATCGGTAGAAGTTCACATAAAATGATTGAAGCAGTGATGCAGTCATCCACAAAAGGCAAG GTTCAGACCATTCGTCAAGGTTACCTCTCAAAGAGATCATCAAACTTGAGAGGTGACTGGAAAAGAAGGTTTTTTGTTCTGGATAGTCGAGGGATGTTGTACTACTATCGCAAGCAAATTAATAGGCCAGCT GGTGTTAGTCAAGTTCAAAGAACCAACAATACCCCTGAACATGGTTCAGGGTTGCTGAGCAGATTGTTCTCTTCTCATTACCATGGTATACATGATGAGAAATCTGTTGCACGGCATACAGTAAATTTGCTGACATCAACCATTAAAGTCGATGCAGAACAATCAGATCTGAGGTTCTGCTTCAGAATTATTTCACCCATGAAGATCTACACATTGCAG GCAGAGAGTGCTCTAGATCAGATGGATTGGATCGAAAAAATTACTGGTGTCATTGCATCTTTGCTGAACGCACAATCCCCAGAACAG TGTCTGCACAGCCCTAGGAGCTGCGGCCATGATCGGAGCGCTAGTGAGAGTAGCTCCTATACTAGTTCAGTGGAACTGGAAACCTCCACAAGTGAAGATTTAACACTGGAAAAGAACACTGGAAATGGACAACATCATCACAGGACCAATATCAAACCCGAAAAACCAATTGACTTGCTTAGGAGGGTTGATGGTAATACTATTTGTGCTGATTGTGGTGCTGCGGAACCTGATTGGGCGTCGTTAAACCTCGGTGCTCTTCTGTGCATAGAGTGTTCTGGAGTACACAGAAATCTAGGAGTGCATATATCGAAG GTAAGGTCTCTGACTCTCGATGTCAGAGTCTGGGAGCCATCTGTAATCAATCTCTTTCAATCATTAGGCAACATGTTTGTGAACAGAGTTTGGGAAGAAACATTACCTTCATCAAACAATGGCTCTTCTGTTGATAATACAAG TACTAATGGATCACAGGCAGCACAATACTTAACCACCACCAAGCCTAAACACTCGGATCCTTTCTCTGCCAAAGAGAAGTTTATTCATGCCAAG TATGCTGATAAGGAATTTGTATGGAGGCATAGTATCGATGAGATTCACATAGCTCAGCAGATGTGGGACAGTGTAACTGCAAATGACAAGAAAGGAGTATACAATCTCATCGTGGCATCACACGCCAATGTAAATTTGGTTTATGGGCAGATGGCTTCTGGTTTGTTGCTGAATCTTGGAAAAGCACTTAAACAAGAGCAGCCAACTTCACCACCTGATGGAAGCCCTAGATTTTTCGATTGCAATTCACATGAGAAGGTTTCTCCTAGAGAGTCGCTTTCTCCTCCCAGCACAAGTTCACATGTAGATGAGTTGGATGATAGATATGAGGGTTTCTCCTTGCTTCATCTTGCATGCCGTGTTGCAGATGTGGGGATGGTTGAATTACTTTTGCAGTATGGTGCTAGTGTAAATGTGTCTGATTCAAGAGGTCGGATGCCCCTTCATCACTGTATTTTGAAAGGAAGACATCTGCATGCAAAGCTGCTGCTCTCCAG GGGAGCTGACACACATGCCATAGACCGAGATGGCAGATCAGCATTGCAGTATGCAATGGACCGTTCTACGAGCGACGAAGACATGCTTGCGTTGTTAGAGGAGCACTTCAGATAA